One window from the genome of Rhizobium sp. Pop5 encodes:
- a CDS encoding PAS domain-containing protein, whose protein sequence is MMNVWSHRPKLLHLGFFIAAYVLACGFAQSLAIVPGTGISIWPASGLFLATLILSSGYSWPWWVSGGCLAEMFSNVLWFHSSPPAAFLIYVGNALEAIVGAWLVNRVLKRPVRLESLQEVLAFVALGAGIAPIVSATVGSATLAWFGILSQSFVTAWPLWWIGDATGVLIVAPLALVVLHSWRGKPKLSPTQWMEAFVLGLIFLAVAALSLSGYLPFAYIIMPPLLWAAVRFEFKGAAVSLVLLALITAVFTITGAGEFAGDPESQKHKQIMLQLFLAISALSALIVAAISRQHQLAALSLRQSVEALREREQELSQLVDMVPSHVWRLTPEGEPTFFNKRMVDFLGFDVADSDRPGMSRLEAVTEAIIHPDDAAGFRDALNQCFATGENFVMRYRLRRADGIYHWMSSRAESMRDQMGNIVQWHGVCHDIDDQVHAEKAVRDSELRLRQMIDAIPVRVWSVEPTGGSIYFNKRYQDDFRAVIADFDALGEPTIEGLLHQLIHPEDAPDVQRTLRHCFETGEGTTMRFRRLEQGGVYRWAECRVEPRRDDDGKVVQWYGVTLDVDEEVRALEALRERERELSQLVDMVPAQIRRLTPTGEPVFFNKRLIDFFGLDVGDMDRPGMSRLSSVINTLVHPDDAPRLLDTVHRSLVSGDPFSIKYRMRRFDGAYRWVDGRAEPLRDQNGGITQWYVISVDIDDEMRAQEALRDRERELSQLVDIVPSLLWRLDPEGTPAFFNQRLIDFLGLDINDMETQGPSRLAAFIDAAIHPDDAAGLTEALQHSFATGERFAKQYRLRRADGVYRWVKGSAEPLRDENGQIIQWYGLTHDIDDQLRIQEELRESERSLWQIVETLPAMIDCAAPDGEPIYRNPQLRDFLGYKLEELDGTGKTRLDATLDAGVHPDDVAEVKENYAHSLRTGEPYARRHRLRRFDGEYRWVETRAAPMRNAEGVIVQWNVICLDIDAEVRAEEDLRQAREGLARASQVASLAELSASIAHEVNQPLAAVVANSHACQRWLMAEPPNMERAQRTVERIIRDANSAADVVSRIRALFKQSVDRRIQTTLSSIIEEVRGLMADEAWRRRVRLDTKIDGALPFIAIDRIQIQQVLINLIRNGIEAMEATADDRVIEIRAHQAGNVVETRVSDHGQGIEFPERMFEPFFTTKENGIGMGLAICRSIVEVHGGRLWAEKNEPRGATLIFTLPIETKAAP, encoded by the coding sequence ATGATGAACGTCTGGTCGCACCGCCCCAAGCTTCTGCATCTGGGGTTCTTTATCGCCGCCTACGTGCTGGCCTGCGGCTTCGCGCAATCTCTGGCGATCGTGCCCGGAACCGGCATTTCCATCTGGCCGGCGAGCGGGCTTTTCCTCGCGACCCTTATTCTCAGCTCCGGCTACAGCTGGCCCTGGTGGGTATCGGGAGGCTGCCTTGCGGAGATGTTCAGCAATGTCCTGTGGTTTCACAGTTCGCCGCCTGCCGCCTTCCTGATCTATGTCGGCAACGCGCTTGAAGCGATCGTGGGAGCCTGGCTCGTCAACCGCGTCCTGAAGCGGCCGGTGAGGCTCGAGAGCCTGCAGGAAGTCCTTGCTTTCGTCGCGCTCGGCGCCGGGATCGCTCCGATCGTCAGCGCGACCGTGGGCAGTGCGACGCTCGCCTGGTTCGGCATCCTGTCGCAATCCTTCGTGACCGCATGGCCGCTATGGTGGATCGGCGATGCAACCGGCGTCCTCATCGTGGCGCCATTGGCGCTTGTCGTGCTCCATAGCTGGCGGGGCAAACCAAAGCTCTCGCCCACGCAATGGATGGAAGCTTTCGTTCTCGGGCTCATCTTCCTCGCGGTCGCCGCTCTTTCGCTGAGCGGCTACCTTCCCTTCGCCTATATCATCATGCCGCCTCTTCTGTGGGCCGCAGTCCGCTTCGAGTTCAAAGGCGCGGCGGTCTCGCTCGTGCTGCTGGCGCTGATCACGGCAGTCTTCACGATAACGGGCGCCGGCGAATTCGCGGGCGATCCGGAATCCCAGAAACACAAGCAGATCATGCTGCAGCTTTTTCTGGCGATCTCGGCGCTTTCGGCGCTGATCGTTGCCGCCATATCCCGCCAGCACCAGCTGGCAGCGCTTTCGCTGCGCCAAAGCGTGGAGGCATTGCGTGAACGGGAGCAGGAGCTCTCGCAGCTCGTCGACATGGTGCCGAGCCACGTCTGGCGCCTGACGCCCGAAGGCGAGCCGACCTTCTTCAACAAGCGCATGGTCGATTTCCTCGGCTTCGACGTGGCGGATTCGGACAGGCCCGGCATGAGCAGGCTGGAGGCGGTCACCGAGGCCATCATTCATCCCGATGATGCGGCCGGCTTCCGCGATGCGCTCAACCAATGCTTCGCCACAGGCGAAAATTTCGTCATGCGGTATCGGCTCCGCCGCGCCGACGGCATTTATCACTGGATGTCGAGCCGCGCCGAGTCGATGCGGGATCAGATGGGGAATATCGTTCAGTGGCACGGCGTTTGCCACGACATCGACGATCAGGTGCATGCCGAAAAGGCGGTCAGGGATAGCGAGTTGCGGCTTCGGCAGATGATCGATGCCATCCCGGTCCGCGTATGGAGCGTCGAGCCCACGGGCGGCTCGATCTACTTCAACAAGCGCTATCAGGACGATTTTCGCGCCGTCATTGCTGATTTCGATGCTCTCGGCGAGCCGACCATCGAAGGTCTTCTGCACCAACTGATCCATCCCGAGGATGCGCCCGATGTTCAGCGCACCTTGCGGCATTGCTTCGAAACCGGCGAAGGCACCACGATGCGGTTTCGCCGGCTGGAACAGGGCGGCGTCTATCGCTGGGCCGAATGCAGAGTGGAACCGCGGCGCGACGATGACGGAAAAGTCGTGCAGTGGTACGGCGTTACGCTTGATGTCGACGAGGAGGTACGTGCGCTCGAGGCCCTGCGCGAGCGCGAGCGCGAACTCTCGCAACTCGTCGACATGGTCCCCGCCCAGATCAGGCGTCTGACGCCGACGGGCGAGCCCGTCTTCTTCAACAAGCGCCTGATCGATTTCTTCGGTCTCGACGTCGGGGACATGGACAGGCCGGGCATGAGCCGCCTGTCGTCCGTCATAAATACCCTGGTTCATCCCGATGATGCGCCGCGGCTGCTCGACACGGTTCATCGCTCCCTCGTCAGCGGCGACCCCTTCTCGATCAAGTACCGCATGCGCCGCTTCGACGGAGCCTATCGCTGGGTCGACGGCCGCGCCGAGCCGCTTCGGGATCAGAACGGCGGAATCACCCAGTGGTACGTCATCTCGGTCGATATCGATGACGAGATGCGCGCGCAGGAAGCGCTGCGCGACCGGGAGCGCGAGCTCTCGCAGCTGGTGGACATAGTTCCGAGCCTGCTCTGGCGGCTTGATCCGGAAGGCACCCCGGCTTTCTTCAACCAGCGCCTGATCGATTTTCTCGGTCTCGATATCAACGATATGGAAACGCAGGGTCCCAGCCGGCTTGCCGCCTTCATCGATGCCGCCATCCATCCTGACGATGCCGCCGGCCTCACCGAAGCACTCCAGCATTCCTTCGCCACCGGCGAACGCTTCGCCAAACAGTATCGCCTGCGGCGCGCCGATGGCGTCTACCGCTGGGTCAAAGGCAGCGCCGAGCCGCTCAGGGATGAAAACGGGCAGATCATTCAATGGTACGGCCTGACGCATGACATCGACGATCAACTGCGCATCCAGGAGGAGCTGCGCGAAAGCGAGCGTTCGCTCTGGCAGATCGTCGAAACGCTGCCTGCAATGATCGATTGCGCCGCTCCGGACGGAGAACCGATATACCGCAACCCTCAGCTACGCGACTTCCTCGGTTACAAGCTCGAAGAACTTGATGGAACGGGGAAAACCCGGCTGGACGCCACGCTCGATGCCGGCGTTCATCCCGATGACGTGGCGGAGGTCAAGGAGAATTATGCCCATTCATTGCGCACCGGCGAGCCCTATGCGCGCCGGCATCGTTTGCGGCGGTTCGACGGCGAATATCGCTGGGTCGAGACACGCGCGGCGCCGATGCGCAATGCCGAAGGCGTCATCGTCCAGTGGAACGTCATATGCCTCGATATCGACGCCGAAGTTCGGGCGGAGGAAGATCTGCGTCAGGCGCGCGAAGGCCTTGCGCGGGCAAGCCAGGTGGCAAGCCTCGCCGAGCTTTCGGCCTCCATCGCGCATGAGGTGAACCAGCCGCTGGCAGCCGTCGTGGCGAATTCGCATGCCTGCCAGCGCTGGCTGATGGCCGAGCCGCCGAACATGGAGCGGGCACAGAGGACGGTCGAGCGCATCATCCGGGACGCCAATTCGGCGGCGGACGTCGTCAGCCGCATACGCGCCCTGTTCAAGCAATCCGTGGACAGGAGAATTCAGACGACGCTCTCCAGCATCATCGAGGAAGTACGCGGCCTGATGGCCGACGAGGCCTGGCGGCGGCGTGTCCGCCTCGACACCAAGATTGACGGCGCCCTGCCCTTCATCGCAATCGACCGAATCCAGATCCAGCAGGTTCTGATCAATCTCATTCGCAACGGCATCGAGGCGATGGAGGCGACGGCAGACGACAGGGTGATCGAGATACGCGCTCACCAGGCTGGGAATGTCGTTGAGACCAGAGTTAGCGATCACGGCCAGGGCATCGAGTTTCCCGAAAGGATGTTCGAACCTTTCTTCACGACGAAGGAAAACGGCATCGGCATGGGGCTTGCGATCTGCCGCTCGATCGTCGAGGTGCATGGCGGAAGATTATGGGCGGAGAAGAACGAACCGCGCGGAGCGACGTTGATCTTCACATTGCCCATTGAAACGAAGGCGGCGCCATGA